A stretch of Aureispira sp. CCB-E DNA encodes these proteins:
- a CDS encoding 3'-5' exonuclease translates to MKNRRKNYIILDLEATCWREKGKSTNEIIEIGAVCIDENKNELGEYCSFVKPKLNPTLSEFCTELTTIEQHDVDAAPLFPEVLYDFLDWVESFGETYLLCSWGFYDRTQFKKDCELHGLNTNWLIPHISLKHQYADIHNLPRPIGMKGALRREQIPLEGTHHRGIDDARNIAKIFINNFEYWRQ, encoded by the coding sequence ATGAAAAATAGAAGAAAGAATTATATTATATTGGATTTGGAAGCTACTTGTTGGCGAGAAAAAGGAAAATCTACCAATGAAATTATAGAAATTGGAGCTGTTTGTATTGATGAAAATAAGAACGAATTAGGAGAATATTGTAGTTTTGTTAAACCAAAATTAAATCCTACCTTATCAGAGTTCTGTACAGAATTAACGACAATAGAACAGCATGATGTTGATGCTGCTCCTCTTTTTCCTGAAGTATTGTATGATTTTTTAGACTGGGTAGAATCTTTTGGAGAGACTTACCTCTTATGCTCTTGGGGATTTTATGATCGTACTCAGTTTAAGAAAGATTGCGAGTTGCATGGATTGAATACAAACTGGTTAATCCCCCACATTAGTTTAAAACACCAATATGCAGATATTCACAATTTGCCGCGACCTATCGGCATGAAAGGAGCATTGAGGAGAGAGCAGATTCCTTTAGAAGGGACACATCATAGAGGGATTGATGATGCTAGAAACATTGCCAAAATTTTTATTAATAATTTTGAATATTGGAGACAGTAA
- a CDS encoding isoaspartyl peptidase/L-asparaginase family protein: MIRRNFLKLLGITGSSSLLGLSCTSQPSASNATSEKTVSETPTHPIIISTWSHGMEANAAAWNVLENNGTALDAVEKGVMVTESDPSNTSVGIGGSPDRDGHVTLDACIMDHEGNCGAVACIEEIENPIAVARLVMEKTPHVLLVGKGAQDFAVQEGFQRKNLLTEQSKNAWLEWKKTSNYTTPVNIENHDTISMLAIDKDGNMSGACTTSGMAYKMHGRVGDSPIIGASLYVDNEVGGACATGVGEMVIRVVGSFLVVELMRQGYSPQKACEMAVERIMSKHSSTEGQQVGFLALNKKGETGGFSIYNGFNYALRTNDKNELVDTKFIKKW, translated from the coding sequence ATGATACGACGTAATTTTTTAAAACTTTTAGGTATTACAGGTAGCAGTAGTCTTTTGGGACTATCTTGTACAAGCCAACCTTCTGCTTCCAATGCTACATCCGAAAAAACCGTTTCAGAAACACCAACTCATCCTATTATTATTTCAACATGGTCTCACGGTATGGAAGCCAATGCTGCTGCTTGGAATGTCCTTGAAAATAATGGAACTGCTTTGGATGCCGTAGAAAAAGGGGTTATGGTTACCGAATCAGATCCTAGCAATACTTCTGTTGGAATTGGAGGTAGCCCCGACCGAGATGGTCACGTAACTTTGGATGCCTGTATCATGGATCATGAAGGAAACTGTGGCGCTGTGGCTTGCATCGAAGAAATAGAGAACCCTATTGCTGTTGCTCGTTTGGTTATGGAAAAGACACCTCATGTCTTATTAGTTGGAAAAGGAGCCCAAGATTTTGCCGTTCAAGAAGGCTTTCAACGAAAAAACTTATTGACAGAGCAATCTAAAAATGCATGGCTTGAATGGAAAAAAACGTCCAATTATACAACTCCTGTAAATATTGAAAATCACGATACCATTAGTATGCTTGCTATTGATAAAGATGGAAATATGTCTGGTGCTTGCACAACAAGTGGCATGGCTTACAAAATGCACGGTCGTGTAGGGGATTCTCCTATTATTGGTGCCTCTCTATACGTTGACAACGAAGTTGGAGGAGCTTGTGCTACTGGAGTTGGCGAAATGGTTATTCGAGTTGTGGGGAGTTTTTTAGTTGTAGAATTGATGCGCCAAGGGTATTCTCCCCAAAAGGCTTGCGAAATGGCCGTTGAAAGAATTATGTCCAAACATAGTTCTACAGAAGGACAACAAGTCGGATTCTTGGCACTCAACAAAAAAGGAGAAACAGGAGGCTTTTCTATTTATAATGGTTTTAACTACGCCTTGCGAACCAACGATAAAAATGAACTAGTTGACACCAAATTTATCAAAAAGTGGTAG
- a CDS encoding pyridoxal-dependent decarboxylase translates to MLEKIKALEKIALQLEPTPPERKAVRNAVIDYSERFLNQLETSKAYQISKDKGRAILDSPIQEGGLEIEHILNLIEQQVDRPGLNPASGGHLAYIPGGGIYPSSLGDFLADISNRYAGVFYASPGAVRMENLLLRWMCDLFGLPPEAGGNLTSGGSIANLTAIVAARDFKQLKSKDFEKVVIYSTAQVHHCTLKAIKISGLYESIQRTIPMDAHFRMDANALKEAIIQDKKAGLIPFMVMASAGTTDTGAIDPLETIATICQTENLWFHVDGAYGGFFILSDEVKDKFKGIERADSIVVDPHKGLFLPYGSGALLVRNVKWLYQSQHMQANYLQDAFDDIEEVSPADLSPELTKPFRGLRLWLPLKLFGLAPFRAALSEKIWLCRYFYEAIQQIDGFEVGSYPDLSVMTYRYVPTKGDANVYNLELTNRIKEEGSVFVSSTTINGLVYLRLAVLSFRTHLHTINRLLELLERLTKV, encoded by the coding sequence ATGTTAGAAAAGATAAAAGCATTAGAAAAGATAGCTTTACAACTAGAGCCTACTCCACCTGAACGCAAGGCCGTACGCAATGCTGTTATTGATTATTCCGAACGCTTTTTGAACCAATTGGAGACATCCAAAGCTTATCAAATTAGCAAAGATAAAGGTCGAGCGATCCTAGATAGTCCTATTCAAGAAGGAGGGCTTGAGATAGAACATATTTTGAATTTAATTGAGCAGCAAGTTGATCGACCTGGTCTAAATCCTGCCTCTGGTGGTCACTTAGCTTATATTCCTGGTGGCGGAATTTATCCCTCTTCACTAGGCGATTTTTTAGCAGACATTAGCAATCGTTACGCTGGCGTATTTTATGCAAGTCCTGGTGCTGTTCGGATGGAAAATTTGCTCTTGCGTTGGATGTGTGATCTTTTTGGTCTACCTCCAGAAGCAGGTGGTAATTTAACTTCTGGTGGTTCTATTGCTAATCTAACTGCAATTGTTGCTGCTAGAGATTTTAAACAGCTTAAATCCAAAGATTTTGAAAAGGTTGTCATTTACTCAACCGCCCAAGTACACCACTGTACGTTAAAAGCAATTAAAATTAGTGGTTTGTATGAATCCATCCAACGTACAATCCCTATGGACGCCCATTTTAGAATGGATGCGAATGCGTTGAAAGAAGCCATTATTCAAGACAAAAAAGCAGGCTTAATACCATTTATGGTCATGGCATCGGCAGGGACAACAGATACTGGCGCTATCGACCCTTTAGAAACCATTGCAACTATTTGCCAAACGGAAAACTTATGGTTTCATGTAGATGGCGCTTATGGGGGATTTTTCATTCTTTCAGATGAAGTCAAAGACAAATTTAAAGGGATTGAACGAGCTGACTCCATCGTTGTTGATCCTCACAAAGGATTATTTTTGCCTTATGGAAGCGGTGCTTTATTGGTTCGAAATGTAAAATGGCTCTACCAGTCACAACATATGCAAGCCAACTATTTACAAGATGCCTTTGATGACATTGAAGAGGTCTCTCCTGCTGATTTATCGCCAGAACTCACCAAACCATTCCGAGGATTGCGCTTGTGGCTACCGTTAAAATTATTTGGCTTAGCTCCTTTTCGAGCGGCTTTGAGCGAAAAGATTTGGCTCTGTCGATATTTTTATGAAGCGATACAACAAATAGATGGCTTTGAAGTTGGCTCCTATCCTGATTTATCGGTCATGACTTATCGATATGTTCCGACAAAAGGCGATGCCAATGTTTACAATTTGGAATTGACCAATCGAATAAAGGAAGAAGGTTCCGTTTTTGTATCTTCTACTACTATCAACGGATTGGTTTACTTAAGGTTAGCGGTACTCTCTTTTAGAACACACCTCCATACTATTAACCGTTTATTGGAACTATTAGAAAGATTGACAAAGGTATAA
- the msrA gene encoding peptide-methionine (S)-S-oxide reductase MsrA — MENLELATFGAGCFWCTEAMFQDLKGVHKAVSGYSGGHVKNPTYKAVCTGATGHAEVIQIHFDPSVISYETLLEALWYAHDPTQLNRQGNDIGTQYRSAIYYHNEAQKEAAIASKNAAAPRFSQPIVTEITAFDTFYPAEDYHTDYFNLHGENPYCSAVVGPKVKKFRAKFADQLKA, encoded by the coding sequence ATGGAAAATTTAGAGTTAGCAACATTTGGCGCAGGTTGTTTTTGGTGTACAGAAGCAATGTTTCAGGATTTAAAAGGAGTACACAAAGCCGTCTCTGGGTACTCAGGTGGACATGTAAAAAACCCTACTTACAAAGCTGTTTGTACGGGTGCAACGGGACATGCAGAAGTCATTCAAATACACTTTGATCCAAGTGTTATTAGTTATGAAACACTTCTTGAAGCACTTTGGTATGCTCACGACCCTACACAACTTAATCGGCAAGGAAACGATATTGGTACACAATACCGTTCTGCCATTTATTATCATAATGAAGCTCAAAAAGAAGCGGCAATAGCTTCCAAAAATGCTGCTGCGCCTAGGTTTAGTCAACCTATTGTAACAGAAATCACAGCCTTCGACACCTTCTACCCTGCTGAAGATTATCATACAGATTATTTTAACCTACATGGCGAAAACCCTTACTGTAGTGCTGTTGTTGGTCCTAAAGTAAAAAAATTTCGAGCAAAATTTGCGGATCAATTAAAAGCTTAA
- a CDS encoding insulinase family protein, whose amino-acid sequence MQTKLNSDGTYAFETVEDDPMGVKIYTLANGLKVYMSVNKDAPRIQTMIATRAGSKNDPSDATGLAHYLEHMLFKGTSKIASLDWEKEKVLLQQISDLYEQHRAAKPEERSAIYHQIDSLSGLAAQYVAANEYDQMASSLGAEGTNAFTSLDRTVYINDIPSNEVEKWLKLESERFSELVLRLFHTELEAVYEEYNIAQGKDSRKVFAAFLKGLLPNHPYGTQTTIGTGEHLKTPSMQKIHDYFNTYYVPNNMSIILSGDFDPNQMAKLIDKYWGKLKSKKVPKWKAPESAPLTKVNSIDIYGKEKANFQIGWLLDGAGSDEALKAQLAAGILYNRKAGLLDMNLIQKQAIGQRSAAGAWSANDHSFFYLYGEPRVNQALESVKDLMMKELERLKLGDFEDWMLEAVINNLEVQEIRKLESNSGRAFSMLDAFIFDMPWKEACEKYQKMRAFTKQDIIDFANAKLRMDNYVVVYKREGEDKNVTKVEKPVITPVKLNREVMSAFRKGFEEIESPRQEPMFLDYNKSISSQTLKGGIELDYIKNRNNQTFELAYIIEMGSHNVRELPIALRYLKFLGTDRYSPQELQQEFFKLGLSFSVRAQSDVSYISLVGLDRSFEKGVELFEHILANAKPDEDVLKKLVGDVKKNREDEKKDKRQILQRAMLSYAYYGDQSPLKGRLDERRLDVLTPKDLMKVINKLTKLEHKIFFFGSKSQSEVATVLEKYHQVPEKLEPLVPERTFVQLETNSNKVVFVDYKAMPQVEILMVSKGTPTFDLEENTIARLYNEYFGAGLSSIVFQEIRESRALAYSAYAYSASPDRKDKAHYLMAFVGTQADKMKEAIPAMTGIIQEMPVAEEQVLNAVEAILKKMETERITGADIFWDRRSNARLGLDKDIRVEEYQMYQELAKSKTAAVEALKAYHASKIKDRKFTILVLGDKDKLDMNYLKSLGAFEEVTLKDLFGY is encoded by the coding sequence ATGCAAACAAAACTAAATTCGGACGGAACATACGCTTTTGAAACGGTAGAAGATGACCCAATGGGGGTGAAAATATACACCTTAGCCAATGGTTTAAAGGTTTATATGAGTGTCAACAAAGATGCACCAAGAATTCAAACTATGATTGCTACCCGTGCAGGTTCTAAAAATGACCCTTCGGATGCTACAGGCTTGGCGCACTATTTAGAGCATATGTTATTCAAAGGAACAAGCAAAATTGCTTCGTTGGATTGGGAAAAAGAAAAAGTATTGTTGCAACAAATTTCTGACTTATATGAGCAACACCGAGCAGCTAAGCCAGAAGAACGTAGTGCTATTTATCATCAAATAGATTCTCTTTCGGGGTTGGCAGCTCAATATGTTGCAGCGAATGAGTACGATCAAATGGCTTCTTCGTTAGGGGCAGAAGGAACCAATGCATTCACTTCTTTGGATCGAACCGTTTATATTAATGATATTCCATCGAATGAAGTGGAAAAATGGTTGAAACTAGAATCTGAGCGTTTTAGCGAATTGGTTTTGCGCTTGTTTCATACCGAGTTAGAAGCTGTTTACGAAGAGTATAACATAGCACAGGGGAAAGATAGTCGGAAAGTTTTTGCTGCTTTTTTGAAAGGTTTATTGCCTAATCATCCCTATGGTACTCAAACGACAATAGGAACAGGGGAGCATTTAAAAACGCCTTCTATGCAAAAAATCCACGATTATTTTAATACTTATTATGTACCCAATAATATGTCGATCATCCTTTCAGGAGATTTTGACCCCAATCAGATGGCAAAACTGATTGATAAGTATTGGGGAAAATTAAAATCTAAGAAAGTTCCTAAATGGAAAGCACCTGAATCTGCGCCTCTAACAAAAGTGAATTCAATAGATATTTATGGCAAAGAAAAAGCTAATTTCCAAATAGGTTGGTTGCTGGATGGTGCTGGTTCTGATGAGGCATTGAAAGCTCAATTGGCAGCAGGTATTTTATACAATCGAAAAGCAGGATTATTGGATATGAACCTGATCCAAAAGCAAGCTATTGGGCAACGCAGTGCTGCGGGCGCTTGGTCTGCTAATGACCATTCGTTCTTTTACCTATATGGCGAGCCAAGGGTGAATCAAGCCTTAGAATCTGTGAAAGATTTAATGATGAAAGAGCTAGAGCGTTTGAAGTTGGGTGATTTTGAAGATTGGATGCTAGAGGCTGTTATTAATAATCTGGAAGTACAAGAAATTCGCAAGTTAGAATCTAATTCTGGACGGGCATTTAGTATGTTGGATGCTTTTATTTTTGATATGCCTTGGAAAGAGGCTTGCGAAAAGTATCAAAAAATGAGAGCATTCACCAAACAGGATATCATTGATTTTGCAAATGCAAAACTACGTATGGATAATTATGTAGTGGTATACAAAAGAGAGGGAGAAGATAAAAATGTGACAAAAGTTGAAAAACCTGTGATTACACCTGTGAAATTGAACCGAGAGGTTATGTCTGCTTTTAGAAAAGGATTTGAGGAAATAGAGTCGCCTCGTCAAGAGCCTATGTTCTTAGATTATAATAAAAGCATATCTAGCCAGACCTTGAAAGGAGGAATAGAGCTAGATTATATTAAAAACAGGAACAATCAAACGTTCGAATTAGCATATATTATCGAAATGGGCAGTCATAATGTACGAGAGTTACCGATTGCTTTGCGTTATTTGAAGTTTTTAGGGACCGATCGATATTCTCCTCAAGAGCTACAACAAGAATTTTTTAAGTTGGGATTGTCATTTAGTGTACGTGCTCAGTCGGATGTTTCTTATATTAGTTTAGTAGGACTAGATCGCTCTTTCGAGAAAGGTGTAGAGTTGTTTGAGCATATATTGGCGAATGCGAAACCCGATGAAGACGTGCTAAAAAAATTAGTTGGAGATGTAAAAAAGAATCGTGAAGACGAGAAAAAAGATAAGCGTCAAATTTTGCAACGAGCAATGTTAAGTTATGCTTATTATGGAGATCAATCGCCATTAAAAGGTCGTTTGGACGAAAGACGGTTGGATGTTTTGACTCCCAAGGATTTAATGAAAGTAATCAATAAATTAACCAAATTAGAGCATAAAATCTTCTTTTTTGGTTCAAAAAGCCAATCTGAAGTAGCAACTGTATTGGAAAAATACCATCAAGTGCCCGAAAAATTGGAACCTCTCGTTCCTGAACGTACATTTGTGCAATTAGAAACCAATAGCAATAAGGTTGTCTTTGTCGATTATAAAGCAATGCCGCAGGTAGAAATTTTGATGGTTTCTAAAGGAACACCAACGTTTGATTTGGAAGAAAATACAATAGCTCGGTTATATAATGAATACTTTGGAGCAGGTTTGTCTTCTATTGTTTTTCAAGAAATTCGAGAATCTAGAGCTTTGGCCTATTCTGCGTATGCTTATAGTGCTTCTCCAGATCGAAAAGATAAAGCACATTATTTAATGGCTTTTGTCGGAACACAAGCAGACAAAATGAAAGAGGCAATTCCTGCAATGACTGGAATTATTCAAGAAATGCCTGTGGCAGAAGAACAAGTATTAAATGCCGTAGAAGCAATTCTTAAAAAAATGGAAACTGAGCGGATTACAGGGGCTGATATTTTCTGGGATCGTCGATCCAATGCTCGTTTAGGTTTGGATAAAGATATTAGAGTAGAAGAATATCAAATGTACCAAGAACTGGCGAAGAGCAAAACAGCCGCAGTGGAGGCTTTAAAGGCTTATCATGCGTCTAAAATTAAAGATCGTAAGTTTACCATTTTAGTATTGGGAGATAAGGATAAGTTGGATATGAATTATTTAAAATCCTTAGGGGCATTTGAAGAGGTGACACTAAAAGACCTTTTTGGATATTAG
- a CDS encoding CHAT domain-containing tetratricopeptide repeat protein translates to MRYICLSLFFLTAMNINGQWIKKYTLSEFDSICVTLSRKGQFLQLKNYANEFLLQAKNANDTLYRRSATCFLIDAERKLSNYEIAENYSYQLLELFSEQDKSTHYLGYVRGLLFLGGIYYELGRFNEAEVQFFEARNILKKYDNKGKNYGSVLNNLAAINLNKGNSEKAKEYMLESLAITKNSLGVKDKDYCLELSNLALVYESQGEIKKAEEYLLEALSVNNKYSKNNYLLRSRLLIEIGRLYSKNDATQKAKPFLKEAFDLLKEKLGVRNEHTMFAMVNLGIMEYYKEDYLGGLGYAKACFAINSNYSVDTSSLEMLLDKLPKTDVLSLNILSRNLELLEHLLIKLYDKTKNRHWLRCLYKTYLAWNAINNKHRYTFAFEEDKLNLVRKNALYAPKGIAAALELDCEECLWNAFLLAEENKSMLLAEALKSEGNNKFGKIPITLLQKEKKLQKKIIEIKKSLGESSAELLDKDSLRGVLSQMNKEVVQFRSEIKLTYPKYYEKEFLLNTLTLKQTQGLLQDNQALIEYLVAPKKTYIFLIRTKSIKVYQLDVDKKEIKTKVDRFRKMLIDTEEENTNNQETVRLFAHTGYWFYQNLLKPVLDDQDAHIDHLTIVPDGILGVLPFETFLTELPDTNTIISYEQLPYLLQDYQLNYSYSVTLLDENKKASNQLHNNNVLAYAASYADAGDSNLADKTRSKYLLDIRTQLTDIPEALLEVEMLKNKFEGTFRVKGKASESNFKKDIQNNFAVVHLAMHSIMDKEKPLLSALAFAETQDTLEDDFLQAYEISQLDLQTNLVVLSACETGVGKLEQGEGMMSLARSFMYAGTPSLVVSLWRINDLSTAVLMELFYKYLSRGENKARALQSAKKEYLAKVTGEASHPAYWAPFVQLGNSSPIFVQPKKTSNWKVIKMILGILFVLLFVLIIFKIQFFVKKRY, encoded by the coding sequence ATGCGTTACATTTGCTTGAGTTTGTTTTTTCTTACTGCAATGAATATTAATGGGCAGTGGATAAAGAAATATACTTTATCTGAATTTGATTCTATTTGTGTGACGTTGAGTCGAAAAGGACAGTTTTTACAGCTAAAGAATTATGCCAACGAGTTTTTGTTGCAGGCAAAAAATGCAAATGATACATTATATAGAAGAAGTGCCACCTGTTTTTTAATTGATGCAGAAAGAAAATTATCAAATTATGAAATAGCAGAAAATTATTCGTATCAATTATTGGAGCTCTTCAGTGAACAAGATAAGTCAACTCATTATTTAGGTTATGTTCGGGGACTGCTTTTTTTAGGAGGAATATATTATGAATTAGGGCGTTTTAATGAAGCTGAAGTGCAGTTTTTTGAGGCTAGAAATATTTTAAAAAAATATGATAACAAAGGAAAAAATTATGGAAGCGTATTAAATAACTTGGCAGCAATTAACCTGAATAAGGGAAATTCAGAAAAAGCCAAAGAATATATGTTAGAATCTTTAGCGATCACTAAAAATAGTCTGGGGGTAAAAGATAAAGACTATTGTCTTGAACTAAGTAATTTAGCACTTGTATACGAATCGCAAGGAGAAATTAAAAAAGCAGAAGAATACCTACTAGAGGCTCTTAGTGTTAATAATAAATATTCTAAAAATAATTATTTACTGCGCAGTAGGTTGTTGATTGAAATAGGGCGATTGTATTCTAAAAATGATGCTACTCAAAAAGCCAAGCCTTTTTTGAAAGAAGCCTTTGATTTGTTAAAGGAGAAATTAGGGGTTAGAAACGAGCATACAATGTTCGCAATGGTTAATTTAGGTATCATGGAGTATTACAAAGAGGATTACTTAGGAGGTCTAGGTTATGCTAAAGCGTGTTTTGCTATTAATAGTAATTATTCTGTGGATACTAGTAGTTTGGAGATGTTACTAGATAAATTGCCTAAGACAGATGTTTTGTCGTTGAATATTTTAAGTCGAAATTTAGAGTTGTTGGAGCATTTACTAATTAAACTTTATGATAAAACTAAGAATAGGCATTGGTTGAGGTGTTTGTATAAAACATATTTGGCATGGAATGCCATCAACAACAAACATAGATACACCTTTGCTTTTGAAGAAGATAAGTTAAATTTAGTACGAAAAAATGCCTTGTATGCGCCCAAAGGAATCGCTGCGGCTCTAGAGTTGGATTGTGAAGAGTGCTTGTGGAATGCTTTTTTGTTGGCAGAAGAAAATAAATCCATGTTGTTGGCAGAGGCATTGAAATCTGAAGGAAACAACAAGTTTGGAAAAATTCCTATTACATTGTTACAAAAAGAAAAAAAACTACAAAAAAAAATAATTGAAATAAAAAAAAGCTTAGGCGAATCAAGTGCTGAATTGCTTGATAAAGATAGTTTGAGAGGTGTGCTTAGTCAAATGAATAAAGAGGTCGTTCAGTTTAGAAGTGAAATCAAACTTACCTATCCTAAGTATTATGAAAAGGAATTTTTGTTGAATACGTTAACACTGAAACAAACACAAGGATTACTTCAGGACAACCAAGCACTAATTGAATATTTGGTGGCTCCTAAAAAGACCTATATTTTTCTGATTAGAACTAAAAGTATTAAGGTTTATCAGCTCGATGTTGATAAAAAGGAGATAAAAACTAAAGTAGACCGTTTCAGAAAAATGCTCATTGATACGGAAGAAGAAAATACAAACAATCAAGAGACGGTGCGACTTTTTGCGCATACAGGATACTGGTTTTATCAAAACTTACTAAAACCTGTTCTAGATGATCAGGATGCTCACATTGATCATTTGACAATTGTTCCAGATGGTATTTTAGGAGTGCTTCCTTTCGAAACATTTTTAACTGAATTGCCAGATACAAATACCATAATATCTTACGAACAATTGCCTTACCTTTTGCAAGACTATCAATTAAATTATAGTTATTCTGTGACATTGCTAGACGAGAATAAGAAAGCATCCAACCAGCTTCATAACAACAATGTCTTGGCATATGCTGCTTCTTATGCGGATGCGGGTGATTCTAATTTGGCAGATAAAACAAGATCTAAATACCTATTAGATATAAGAACCCAATTGACAGACATACCTGAAGCATTACTCGAAGTAGAAATGCTGAAAAATAAATTTGAAGGAACATTTAGAGTTAAGGGTAAAGCTAGTGAATCTAATTTTAAAAAAGATATACAGAATAACTTTGCTGTTGTTCATTTGGCGATGCATAGTATTATGGATAAAGAAAAACCGCTTTTGTCTGCTCTTGCTTTTGCAGAAACTCAGGATACTTTGGAAGATGACTTTTTACAAGCCTATGAGATATCTCAGCTCGATTTGCAAACGAACTTAGTCGTACTTTCTGCTTGTGAAACGGGCGTAGGGAAATTAGAACAAGGAGAAGGCATGATGAGTTTAGCCCGTTCGTTTATGTATGCTGGAACACCATCTTTAGTAGTTTCTCTTTGGCGAATAAATGATTTATCAACAGCTGTGTTAATGGAATTATTTTACAAATATCTGTCAAGAGGAGAGAATAAAGCTAGGGCTTTGCAAAGTGCCAAAAAAGAATATCTAGCGAAGGTAACTGGTGAAGCAAGCCACCCAGCATATTGGGCTCCCTTTGTTCAATTAGGAAACAGCAGTCCTATTTTTGTCCAACCTAAAAAGACAAGCAATTGGAAAGTTATAAAAATGATTCTTGGAATTTTATTCGTCTTATTATTTGTTCTGATTATATTTAAGATTCAATTTTTTGTAAAAAAGCGATATTAG
- a CDS encoding gamma-glutamylcyclotransferase family protein — MENNKVIIVGFGTLLLQESLGDTVSGERKFTPIIVKNYRRLFNLLPDHYEADNRLRENYTEIGAANIEPAEGFEFNGLSFEANASDLENLDARERYYKRSVVPHYDFETGEALGMCHVYESPLDARWLIRDTDKLLPLWRDIVYARVGAYRISEAFGKMYDATTYLADGKTLMIDYYKEHLEALEDLDTVRTQYQK, encoded by the coding sequence ATGGAAAATAATAAAGTAATTATTGTAGGTTTTGGAACCTTATTGTTGCAAGAATCTTTAGGAGATACTGTTAGTGGAGAAAGGAAGTTTACACCAATTATTGTTAAAAACTATCGCCGACTATTCAACCTCTTGCCAGATCATTATGAAGCAGACAATCGTTTGAGAGAGAATTATACTGAAATAGGAGCGGCGAATATAGAGCCAGCAGAAGGTTTTGAATTTAATGGATTGAGTTTTGAAGCCAATGCCAGCGATTTAGAAAACTTAGATGCTAGAGAACGTTACTACAAACGCTCTGTTGTGCCTCATTATGATTTTGAAACGGGCGAAGCTTTGGGAATGTGCCATGTGTATGAATCGCCGTTGGATGCTCGTTGGCTAATACGCGATACTGATAAATTATTGCCTTTGTGGAGAGATATTGTCTATGCTCGTGTGGGAGCTTATAGAATAAGTGAGGCATTTGGAAAAATGTACGATGCGACTACTTATTTGGCTGATGGAAAAACATTGATGATCGATTATTATAAAGAACATCTAGAAGCGTTAGAGGATTTGGATACCGTGCGGACACAATATCAAAAGTAA